Proteins from one Acidiphilium multivorum AIU301 genomic window:
- a CDS encoding RNA polymerase sigma factor — MRARVYTASVLAHHPLMQTQRDWAALLAAAQAGDRRSYEALLRAALPWLRAQARRAFPAAGAAECEDIVQDTLLALHRNLHLFDPARPAEPFLRGILRLRGADRLRARARNRGRETPLDDLPVTSPSLATNDMQERALDAGRLAAAIDALPRRDRDVLTMLKLREMTLAEAAAATGMTIGALKVATHRAIRRLRQALKVTDAD, encoded by the coding sequence GTGCGCGCGCGCGTTTACACCGCCTCCGTCCTCGCGCATCATCCCCTCATGCAGACGCAGCGCGACTGGGCCGCCCTGCTCGCGGCCGCGCAGGCGGGCGACCGCCGCAGCTACGAGGCGCTCCTGCGGGCCGCGCTGCCCTGGCTGCGCGCCCAGGCGCGGCGCGCTTTCCCCGCCGCCGGCGCCGCCGAATGCGAGGACATCGTGCAGGACACGCTGCTGGCCCTGCACCGGAACCTCCATCTGTTCGATCCCGCGCGCCCGGCCGAGCCCTTCCTGCGCGGCATCCTCCGCCTGCGCGGCGCCGACCGGCTGCGCGCCCGGGCCCGCAACCGCGGGCGCGAGACCCCGCTCGACGACCTGCCCGTAACCTCGCCTTCGCTCGCGACGAACGACATGCAGGAGAGGGCGCTCGATGCCGGGCGCCTCGCCGCGGCGATCGACGCCCTGCCGCGGCGCGACCGGGACGTGTTGACGATGCTCAAGCTGCGCGAAATGACCCTGGCCGAGGCCGCCGCCGCCACGGGCATGACCATCGGCGCGCTGAAGGTCGCCACCCACCGCGCCATCCGCCGGCTGCGCCAGGCGCTGAAGGTGACCGATGCAGACTGA
- a CDS encoding cytochrome c oxidase subunit 3, which translates to MSDTDLTLWVRGEPPAHDAIGTQTYGFWLYMMSDALIFAALFASYGVLDHAWNAAGGPTARAIVHPVEAFWQTILLFGAVLSGSLAMAGMKRRSRPAAAGFLLVAALLGTGFVALELRDLVTLVMAGDTPERSAFLSMFFLLVATHGLHVIFGLLWMGVMIVQVLAFGFTAPVVTRLLNMQMFWQFQAAIWVCVFVFVYLQGAM; encoded by the coding sequence ATGAGCGATACGGATCTCACCCTCTGGGTGCGCGGCGAGCCCCCCGCGCACGATGCGATCGGCACGCAGACCTACGGTTTCTGGCTCTACATGATGAGCGACGCGCTGATCTTCGCCGCCCTCTTCGCCTCCTACGGCGTGCTCGATCACGCCTGGAACGCCGCCGGCGGCCCCACCGCGCGCGCCATCGTCCACCCGGTCGAGGCCTTCTGGCAGACCATCCTGCTGTTCGGCGCCGTCCTGTCCGGCAGCCTCGCCATGGCCGGCATGAAGCGCCGCAGCCGGCCGGCGGCCGCCGGCTTCCTGCTGGTCGCGGCCCTGCTCGGCACCGGCTTCGTCGCCCTCGAACTGCGCGACCTGGTCACCCTGGTCATGGCCGGCGACACGCCCGAACGCAGCGCCTTCCTCTCGATGTTCTTCCTCCTCGTGGCCACCCACGGGCTGCACGTCATCTTCGGCCTGCTGTGGATGGGGGTGATGATCGTGCAGGTCCTCGCCTTCGGCTTCACCGCCCCGGTCGTCACGCGCCTGCTCAACATGCAGATGTTCTGGCAGTTCCAGGCGGCGATCTGGGTCTGCGTCTTCGTCTTCGTCTATCTCCAGGGAGCGATGTGA
- a CDS encoding isocitrate lyase, with protein sequence MTYQQTIGTMSETIAAKGAAWEGISPEAVARMRLQNRFQTGLDIARHTAKVMRQDMAAFDADPSRYTQSLGCWHGFIAQQKMIAIKKHFGTTKGRYIYLSGWMVAAMRSEFGPLPDQSMHEKTSVPALIEEIYTFLRQADARELGLLFRELDAAREAGDLAKQKEVQTRIDNFETHVVPIIADIDAGFGNAEATYLLAKKMIEAGACALQIENQVSDEKQCGHQDGKVTVPHEDFVQKIRALRYAFMELGVEDGVIVARTDSLGAGLTKQIAYSKEPGDIGDQYNSFLDCDEVDPAQIGNGDVLITRNGKLLRPKRLPSNLYQFRPGTGADRCVLDCINALNNGADLIWIETEKPHIEQIASMVDRVREVIPNAKLAYNNSPSFNWTLNFRQQVFDAWKEQGRDVSAFDRARLMSADYDASDLAAEADERIRTFQRDAARRANIFHHLITLPTYHTAALSTDNLAREYFGEQGMLGYVAGVQRKEIRQAIACVKHQNMAGSDIGDDHKEYFAGDAALKAGGAHNTMNQFAA encoded by the coding sequence ATGACGTATCAGCAGACGATTGGCACGATGAGCGAAACGATCGCCGCGAAGGGCGCCGCCTGGGAGGGCATCTCGCCCGAGGCCGTGGCCCGCATGCGGCTGCAGAACCGGTTCCAGACCGGGCTCGACATCGCCCGCCACACCGCGAAGGTCATGCGCCAGGACATGGCCGCCTTCGATGCCGATCCCTCGCGCTACACCCAGTCGCTCGGCTGCTGGCACGGCTTCATCGCCCAGCAGAAGATGATCGCGATCAAGAAGCATTTCGGCACCACCAAGGGCCGCTACATCTACCTCTCCGGCTGGATGGTCGCGGCGATGCGCTCCGAGTTCGGCCCGCTGCCCGACCAGTCGATGCATGAAAAGACCTCGGTGCCGGCGCTGATCGAGGAGATCTACACCTTCCTCCGCCAGGCCGACGCCCGCGAACTCGGCCTGCTCTTCCGCGAGCTCGACGCCGCCCGCGAGGCCGGCGACCTCGCGAAGCAGAAGGAGGTGCAGACCCGGATCGACAATTTCGAAACCCATGTCGTGCCGATCATCGCCGATATCGACGCCGGCTTCGGCAATGCCGAGGCGACCTACCTGCTGGCCAAGAAGATGATCGAGGCCGGCGCCTGCGCGCTGCAGATCGAGAACCAGGTGTCCGACGAGAAGCAGTGCGGCCACCAGGACGGCAAGGTGACCGTCCCGCACGAGGATTTCGTCCAGAAGATCCGCGCCCTGCGCTACGCCTTCATGGAGCTCGGCGTCGAGGACGGCGTGATCGTCGCCCGCACCGACTCGCTCGGCGCCGGCCTGACCAAGCAGATCGCCTATTCGAAGGAGCCGGGCGACATCGGCGACCAGTACAATTCCTTCCTCGACTGCGACGAGGTCGATCCCGCGCAGATCGGCAACGGCGACGTGCTGATCACCCGCAACGGCAAGCTGCTGCGCCCGAAGCGCCTGCCCTCCAACCTCTACCAGTTCCGTCCCGGCACCGGGGCCGACCGCTGCGTGCTCGACTGCATCAACGCCCTGAACAACGGCGCCGACCTGATCTGGATCGAGACCGAGAAGCCCCATATCGAGCAGATCGCCTCGATGGTCGATCGCGTGCGCGAGGTCATCCCGAACGCCAAGCTCGCCTACAACAACTCGCCCTCCTTCAACTGGACGCTGAACTTCCGCCAGCAGGTCTTCGATGCCTGGAAGGAGCAGGGCAGGGACGTCTCGGCCTTCGACCGCGCCCGGCTGATGAGCGCCGACTACGACGCGTCCGACCTCGCGGCCGAGGCCGATGAGCGCATCCGCACCTTCCAGCGCGACGCCGCGCGGCGGGCGAACATCTTCCACCACCTCATCACCCTGCCGACCTACCACACCGCGGCGCTGTCGACCGACAATCTCGCGAGGGAGTATTTCGGCGAGCAGGGCATGCTCGGCTATGTCGCCGGCGTGCAGCGCAAGGAAATCCGCCAGGCCATCGCCTGCGTGAAGCACCAGAACATGGCCGGCTCCGACATCGGCGACGATCACAAGGAGTATTTCGCCGGCGATGCCGCGCTGAAGGCCGGCGGCGCCCACAACACGATGAACCAGTTCGCGGCCTGA
- a CDS encoding flavin-containing monooxygenase, which translates to MLDAASPRAEAQAAVTRVDVLIVGTGFAGLAMAIRLQEAGFGNLLLIEKAAEVGGTWRENTYPGAACDIPSHLYSLSFAPKSDWSRLFPRQPELYAYLRDVADRFSLRPLIRFGTALIEARWDEARGLWVAATTTGTIEARVLVGGMGPLHWPSIPDLPGIEAFAGPRFHSATWRHDLDLAGKRVAVIGTGASAIQFIPEIAKVASHVTVFQRTPPWVLPRHDRPVPELWQRRFARHPWMRRLFRQSLFWVHEARVLGFLGNRRAQRAGEALGRRNIARAIKDPVLAASVTPDYRQGCKRTLLSDDYYPALARPNVSLTTAAVAEVRARSIVDAGGVEHEADVIIYGTGFEVTTAFRHLRLVGRGGIELNRFWADTGMEAFKGITVPNFPNFLLLLGPNTGLGHNSVVIMIEAQVRYAVDLLRRMRAAGIRAAAPKPEALARYQKELDRKMAKTVWTTGGCRSWYLDADGRNTTLWPGTVVGYRRATAAADLADYQTSR; encoded by the coding sequence ATGCTCGACGCCGCCTCTCCCCGCGCCGAGGCGCAGGCCGCGGTCACCCGGGTCGACGTGCTGATCGTCGGCACCGGCTTTGCCGGCCTCGCCATGGCGATCCGCCTGCAGGAGGCCGGCTTCGGCAATCTCCTGCTGATCGAGAAGGCCGCCGAGGTCGGCGGCACCTGGCGCGAGAACACCTATCCCGGCGCCGCGTGCGACATTCCCTCGCATCTCTACTCGCTGTCCTTCGCGCCGAAATCCGACTGGTCGCGCCTCTTTCCCCGCCAGCCCGAGCTCTACGCCTATCTGCGCGACGTGGCGGACCGCTTCTCCCTCCGCCCGCTGATCCGCTTCGGCACGGCGTTGATCGAGGCGCGGTGGGACGAGGCGCGCGGCCTCTGGGTCGCCGCCACCACCACCGGCACGATCGAGGCGCGCGTCCTCGTCGGCGGCATGGGCCCGCTGCACTGGCCCTCCATCCCCGACCTGCCGGGCATCGAGGCCTTCGCCGGCCCGCGCTTCCACTCCGCCACCTGGCGGCACGATCTCGATCTCGCCGGCAAGCGCGTCGCGGTGATCGGCACCGGCGCCTCCGCCATCCAGTTCATCCCCGAAATCGCAAAGGTGGCGTCGCATGTCACCGTGTTCCAGCGCACCCCGCCCTGGGTGCTGCCCCGGCACGACCGCCCGGTGCCCGAGCTCTGGCAGCGCCGCTTCGCCCGCCATCCGTGGATGCGCCGCCTGTTCCGCCAGTCGCTGTTCTGGGTGCACGAGGCCCGGGTGCTCGGCTTCCTCGGCAACCGGCGGGCCCAGCGCGCCGGCGAGGCGCTCGGCCGGCGGAACATCGCCCGCGCGATCAAGGACCCCGTCCTCGCCGCAAGCGTCACGCCGGACTACCGCCAGGGCTGCAAGCGCACCCTGCTGTCGGATGACTACTACCCCGCCCTGGCCCGCCCGAATGTCAGCCTGACCACCGCCGCCGTGGCCGAGGTGCGCGCCCGCTCCATCGTCGATGCCGGGGGCGTCGAGCACGAGGCCGACGTCATCATCTACGGCACCGGCTTCGAGGTCACCACCGCCTTCCGCCATCTCCGCCTGGTCGGCCGCGGCGGGATCGAGCTGAACCGCTTCTGGGCGGATACCGGCATGGAGGCGTTCAAGGGCATCACCGTCCCCAACTTCCCGAACTTCCTGCTCCTGCTCGGGCCGAACACCGGGCTCGGCCACAATTCGGTCGTCATCATGATCGAGGCGCAGGTGCGCTACGCGGTCGATCTCCTGCGCCGGATGCGCGCCGCCGGCATCAGGGCGGCGGCGCCGAAGCCCGAGGCGCTGGCCCGCTACCAGAAGGAGCTGGACCGGAAAATGGCGAAAACGGTCTGGACCACCGGCGGCTGCCGCAGCTGGTATCTCGATGCCGACGGCCGCAACACCACGCTCTGGCCCGGCACCGTCGTCGGCTACCGCCGCGCGACCGCCGCGGCCGACCTCGCCGACTACCAAACGAGCCGTTAG
- a CDS encoding TetR/AcrR family transcriptional regulator: MAGTGGRAGATRQRVLEATLGLFNERGFGVTVAEIAAACGMREGNLHYHFRKKELLIATLFERFQEEELAVAEAELGDAAAAESYAEYQLGWFALMWRYRCFYRDAFNLQHRLPGLKGRFMEVQARASAAVARVMALATEHGFLAIPAGRIRSFVTNVWIVSSYWMDYLRTSTASAGLTEQQMQWGFGQVMALFEPYLTPAGRAAFSPLAQRAAALVMREDEPGGRG; this comes from the coding sequence ATGGCGGGGACAGGCGGACGGGCCGGAGCGACGCGGCAGCGCGTGCTGGAGGCGACGCTCGGGCTGTTCAACGAGCGCGGCTTCGGCGTGACCGTCGCCGAGATCGCGGCGGCCTGCGGGATGCGCGAGGGCAACCTGCATTATCATTTCCGCAAGAAGGAGCTGCTGATCGCCACCCTGTTCGAGCGGTTCCAGGAGGAGGAGCTCGCGGTCGCGGAGGCGGAGCTGGGCGACGCGGCGGCGGCGGAATCGTATGCCGAGTACCAGCTCGGCTGGTTCGCGCTGATGTGGCGCTATCGGTGCTTCTATCGCGACGCGTTCAACCTGCAGCACCGGCTGCCGGGGCTGAAGGGGCGGTTCATGGAGGTGCAGGCGCGGGCGAGTGCGGCGGTGGCGCGGGTGATGGCGCTGGCCACGGAGCACGGGTTCCTCGCGATTCCGGCCGGGCGGATCCGCAGCTTCGTCACCAATGTCTGGATCGTGTCGAGCTACTGGATGGATTACCTGCGCACCAGCACCGCGTCCGCCGGGCTGACGGAGCAGCAGATGCAATGGGGGTTCGGGCAGGTGATGGCGCTGTTCGAGCCCTATCTGACCCCGGCGGGGCGGGCGGCGTTCTCTCCGCTGGCGCAGCGCGCGGCGGCGCTGGTCATGCGGGAGGACGAGCCCGGCGGGCGGGGCTGA
- a CDS encoding NrsF family protein, translating into MQTEDLITALAGDLRPVRRLPSPAGLLARWLAVTLPALALITLIMGPRPDLGAILAGPGFLAAEALGALTALLAAHAAFCAGRPDQPGWKPALPALALLLWLGELGRQCAVLGLRGADGALRLHLDLVCVPAIAIASLVPAAAMVALLRGSAAFRRGPAGLCGALAACAAAEVALRLFHGSVNLVTLLAWQMGSMLALALIGGLVSSRLLRALSTPARQPRAAL; encoded by the coding sequence ATGCAGACTGAGGACCTGATCACCGCCCTGGCCGGCGATCTCCGGCCGGTCCGCCGGCTGCCGTCCCCCGCCGGCCTGCTGGCGCGCTGGCTCGCCGTCACCCTGCCGGCGCTGGCGCTGATCACCCTGATCATGGGCCCCCGGCCGGATCTCGGCGCGATCCTCGCCGGCCCCGGTTTCCTCGCCGCCGAGGCGCTCGGCGCGCTCACCGCGCTGCTCGCCGCCCATGCCGCGTTCTGCGCCGGCCGGCCGGACCAGCCGGGCTGGAAACCGGCCCTGCCGGCGCTTGCCCTGCTGCTCTGGCTCGGCGAGCTGGGCCGGCAATGCGCCGTGCTCGGCCTGCGCGGCGCGGATGGCGCCCTGCGCCTGCATCTCGACCTCGTCTGCGTGCCCGCCATCGCGATCGCCAGCCTCGTGCCCGCCGCCGCGATGGTCGCCCTGCTGCGCGGGAGCGCCGCCTTCCGGCGCGGCCCGGCCGGCCTGTGCGGCGCGCTTGCGGCCTGCGCCGCCGCCGAGGTCGCGCTGCGGCTGTTCCACGGCTCGGTCAATCTGGTCACGCTGCTCGCCTGGCAGATGGGCAGCATGCTGGCGCTCGCCCTGATCGGCGGCCTGGTCTCCAGCCGCCTGCTGCGGGCGCTGTCCACCCCCGCGCGCCAACCGCGCGCGGCTTTATAA
- a CDS encoding SDR family NAD(P)-dependent oxidoreductase, with protein sequence MKLNLDGAVAVITGAASGMGAELAVRMAAKGSRLALVDRDAAGLDGVSRRIAALHRAPLTTHVADLADRAAIAALPDAVLAAHGKVTVLVSNAGVALAGPFDDYGPDDFEWLMDINFWAGIRLTTAFLPHLKRAPAAQIAYTSSVFGIVGVPGNVAYCASKFAIRGFAEAVRQELAGTSVGITVIHPGGVNTAIARSARVARGTDAAAAAEGLVQFEKLLRTPADKAAAAILDGIERRRNRVLIGADARVLDWIQRLLPVGHAKLVARQASFMPSSLAAQLTRARP encoded by the coding sequence ATGAAACTGAACCTCGACGGCGCCGTCGCCGTCATCACGGGCGCCGCCAGCGGCATGGGCGCCGAGCTCGCCGTGCGGATGGCGGCGAAAGGCAGTCGCCTCGCCCTGGTCGATCGCGACGCGGCCGGGCTCGACGGCGTCAGCCGCCGCATCGCCGCCCTGCATCGCGCGCCGCTCACCACCCATGTCGCCGACCTTGCCGACCGCGCCGCCATCGCCGCGCTGCCCGATGCAGTGCTCGCCGCCCACGGCAAGGTCACGGTGCTGGTCAGCAATGCCGGCGTCGCCCTGGCCGGCCCGTTCGACGATTACGGCCCGGACGATTTCGAGTGGCTGATGGACATCAACTTCTGGGCCGGCATCCGCCTGACCACCGCCTTCCTGCCGCATCTCAAGCGCGCGCCGGCGGCGCAGATCGCCTATACCTCGTCGGTCTTCGGCATCGTCGGCGTGCCCGGCAACGTCGCCTATTGCGCCAGCAAGTTCGCGATCCGCGGCTTCGCCGAGGCGGTGCGCCAGGAACTCGCCGGCACCAGCGTCGGCATCACCGTCATCCATCCGGGCGGGGTGAACACCGCCATCGCCCGCAGCGCCCGCGTCGCCCGCGGCACCGATGCCGCCGCCGCGGCGGAGGGTCTCGTGCAGTTCGAGAAACTCCTCCGCACCCCGGCCGACAAGGCCGCCGCCGCGATCCTCGATGGCATCGAGCGCCGCCGCAACCGCGTGCTGATCGGCGCCGACGCCCGCGTGCTGGACTGGATCCAGCGCCTCCTCCCGGTCGGCCACGCGAAACTCGTCGCCCGCCAGGCCAGCTTCATGCCCTCCTCCCTCGCCGCCCAACTCACCCGCGCCCGGCCCTGA
- the fahA gene encoding fumarylacetoacetase: MTLVVSWVESANAAGAAFPLNNLPCGVFSTAGTGPRCGVAIGDAILDVAALEREGALDLAGAPLFAEPAWNAAMAAGPRTWRALRGRLAGLLAAGSPLRDAVAPHLVAQRDATLHLPFRVAEYTDFYAGRNHAFNVGALFRGPENALPPNWLHMPVGYNGRASSVVVSGTEFHRPWGQLKGAGFERPAFAPSRRFDFELELGAVVGLPSAAGRPVTVAEADAMIFGYVLLNDWSARDIQAWEAQPLGPFQAKATATTISPWIVMKDALEPFRVSTPPREAELLPYLHEDGPMLYDIALEVGLAPEGGAESVISRTNYREMYYSAAQLLAHHTTAGAPMRTGDLLGSGTISGATKDSRGSMLELSWGGREPVALDDGTARRFLLDGDRVTLRGAATGDGYTIGFGECAGRLLPALADPYAR; encoded by the coding sequence ATGACGCTGGTCGTCTCCTGGGTGGAGAGCGCGAATGCGGCGGGGGCGGCGTTTCCGCTCAACAACCTGCCCTGCGGCGTGTTCTCGACGGCGGGCACGGGGCCGCGCTGCGGGGTGGCGATCGGCGATGCGATCCTCGATGTCGCGGCGCTGGAGCGCGAGGGGGCGCTCGATCTCGCGGGGGCGCCGCTGTTCGCCGAGCCGGCGTGGAACGCGGCGATGGCGGCGGGGCCGCGGACCTGGCGGGCGCTGCGGGGGCGGCTCGCCGGATTGCTGGCGGCGGGATCGCCCCTGCGCGACGCGGTGGCGCCGCACCTGGTGGCGCAGCGGGACGCGACGCTGCATCTGCCGTTTCGCGTGGCGGAATATACGGATTTCTATGCCGGGCGGAATCACGCCTTCAACGTGGGCGCGCTGTTCCGCGGGCCGGAGAACGCGCTGCCGCCGAACTGGCTGCACATGCCGGTCGGGTATAACGGCCGGGCGTCGTCGGTGGTGGTGTCGGGCACGGAGTTCCATCGGCCGTGGGGGCAGCTGAAGGGGGCCGGGTTCGAGCGGCCGGCCTTCGCGCCGTCGCGCCGGTTCGATTTCGAGCTCGAACTCGGCGCCGTGGTCGGCCTGCCCTCGGCGGCGGGGCGGCCGGTGACGGTGGCCGAGGCGGACGCGATGATCTTCGGTTACGTGCTGCTCAACGACTGGTCGGCCCGCGACATCCAGGCCTGGGAAGCCCAGCCGCTGGGGCCGTTCCAGGCGAAGGCGACGGCGACGACGATCTCGCCCTGGATCGTGATGAAGGACGCGCTGGAGCCGTTCCGGGTTTCGACGCCGCCGCGCGAGGCCGAGCTGCTGCCCTACCTGCATGAGGACGGGCCGATGCTCTACGATATCGCGCTGGAGGTCGGGCTTGCGCCGGAGGGTGGTGCCGAGAGCGTGATCAGCCGGACGAATTATCGCGAGATGTATTATTCCGCGGCACAGCTGCTGGCGCACCACACCACGGCGGGCGCGCCGATGCGGACCGGCGACCTGCTCGGCTCGGGCACGATTTCCGGCGCGACGAAGGACAGCCGCGGCTCGATGCTGGAGCTGAGCTGGGGCGGGCGCGAGCCGGTCGCGCTGGATGACGGGACGGCGCGCCGCTTCCTCCTCGATGGCGACAGGGTGACGCTGCGCGGGGCGGCGACGGGCGATGGCTACACGATCGGGTTCGGCGAATGCGCGGGCCGGCTGCTGCCCGCCCTCGCCGATCCGTATGCGCGCTGA
- a CDS encoding alpha/beta hydrolase, protein MPSLASHIVNPLIRAIVKSQLSADVSGRTEAEIARRVRRALGTPVLPPPGGRYVKGECGGIPGLWTEPKAPPAATVLYIHGGGFIACSPATHKPFTLAFAKRGFRVFAPDYRLAPEHRFPAALDDALAAYRGLLDAGGDPASLVIAGDSAGGGLALSTLVAAKRAGLPMPACAVLFSPWTDLACAGDSMRTNLRADPMLCATTMPAAAALYLGAADKRDPLASPLHADLAGLPPLCIHASAIEVLRDDSTRLATRAREAGVEVSIRLWDNMPHVWPIFQLLLPEARRTMDEVAEYLTARIAQTRR, encoded by the coding sequence ATGCCGAGCCTCGCCTCCCACATCGTCAACCCGCTCATCCGCGCGATCGTAAAGTCGCAGCTCTCCGCCGACGTCTCCGGCCGCACCGAGGCCGAGATCGCCCGCCGCGTCCGCCGCGCCCTCGGCACCCCGGTCCTGCCGCCGCCCGGCGGTCGCTACGTGAAGGGCGAGTGCGGCGGCATCCCCGGATTGTGGACCGAGCCGAAGGCGCCGCCCGCCGCCACCGTGCTCTACATCCATGGCGGCGGCTTCATCGCCTGCTCGCCGGCCACGCACAAACCCTTCACCCTCGCCTTCGCGAAGCGCGGCTTCCGCGTCTTCGCGCCGGACTACCGCCTCGCGCCGGAACACCGCTTTCCCGCGGCGCTCGACGATGCGCTTGCCGCCTATCGCGGCCTGCTCGATGCGGGGGGCGATCCGGCCTCGCTCGTCATCGCCGGCGATTCCGCGGGCGGCGGCCTCGCCCTGTCCACCCTGGTCGCGGCGAAGCGCGCCGGCCTGCCGATGCCCGCCTGCGCCGTGCTGTTCTCGCCCTGGACCGACCTTGCCTGCGCCGGCGACAGCATGCGCACCAACCTGCGCGCCGACCCGATGCTCTGCGCCACCACCATGCCCGCCGCCGCCGCGCTCTATCTCGGCGCCGCCGACAAGCGCGATCCGCTCGCCTCGCCGCTGCACGCCGACCTCGCCGGCCTGCCGCCGCTCTGCATCCACGCCAGCGCGATCGAGGTGCTGCGCGACGACAGCACCCGCCTCGCCACCAGGGCGCGCGAGGCCGGCGTCGAGGTCAGCATCCGGCTGTGGGACAACATGCCCCATGTCTGGCCGATCTTTCAGCTCCTGCTGCCCGAGGCGCGGCGGACGATGGACGAGGTCGCCGAATACCTCACCGCCCGCATCGCCCAAACGCGCCGTTAG
- a CDS encoding outer membrane beta-barrel protein encodes MSGFHFRAAKSRGLRRRARPAVEARRLALAAFAALALPCAARAEAVPAAISRQFDTAAESGPRALLDDLARVLTANPSLVATPGAAAALARAAASPVPDFVGANLPVYREIEARIVSAAPAPVRDAVRRAVDRELSGYAATDIRIMPPLPAMGPANLRRQPPEIGPAGYKVGDYTIYPSIQAGTFYDDNIYATRTGRVADAVGTISPVIAIQSNWKRNALYAEVGADLTGYWTHGNENTADWHAQVEGRIDVNAKTRVVLGGIVLHEHEDRSSPDAVEGLTPTPYTEMNAYAGVIRRVGTFSIRTGAAVERLTFGNVEGLHGEINNQDRDRNRYTFGILARDDARPGFRPYAELLGDLRRYDTVPDDFQYFRNSDGFRAGVGALFRLLPSLSGDAFVGVMHRDYADSRFKTITTPAGSADLRWQAGEDTALTLFIDRSIEETTLPGSPAYIYTLVGGRIEHAITDDLTGIARAAFARSDFAQSTRWDNEADMSVGLRYRLVSRVFLGVDYRYTQRISSDSIFNFRRNQVYLELTEEF; translated from the coding sequence ATGTCCGGTTTTCATTTTCGTGCGGCGAAATCAAGGGGACTTCGGAGGCGCGCGCGGCCGGCGGTGGAGGCCCGGCGCCTGGCGCTCGCAGCCTTCGCGGCGCTGGCGCTGCCCTGCGCGGCGCGGGCGGAGGCGGTGCCGGCGGCGATTTCGCGGCAGTTCGACACCGCCGCGGAAAGCGGGCCGCGGGCGCTGCTGGACGATCTGGCCAGGGTGCTCACCGCGAACCCGTCGCTGGTGGCGACGCCGGGGGCGGCCGCCGCACTCGCCCGCGCCGCGGCTTCGCCGGTGCCGGATTTCGTCGGCGCCAACCTGCCGGTCTATCGGGAGATCGAGGCGCGCATTGTTAGTGCCGCGCCGGCGCCGGTGCGCGATGCGGTCCGCCGCGCGGTGGACCGGGAGCTGAGCGGCTATGCCGCGACCGACATCCGCATCATGCCGCCGCTGCCGGCGATGGGGCCGGCGAACCTGCGCCGCCAGCCGCCGGAAATCGGGCCGGCCGGCTACAAGGTTGGCGACTACACGATTTATCCCAGCATCCAGGCCGGGACGTTCTACGACGACAATATCTACGCGACGCGGACGGGGCGGGTTGCCGATGCGGTCGGCACGATCTCGCCGGTGATCGCCATCCAGTCGAACTGGAAGCGCAACGCGCTGTATGCGGAGGTCGGCGCCGACCTGACCGGCTACTGGACGCATGGCAACGAGAACACCGCGGACTGGCATGCGCAGGTCGAGGGGCGGATCGACGTCAATGCCAAGACGCGGGTGGTGCTCGGCGGCATCGTGCTGCACGAGCACGAGGACCGCTCATCGCCCGACGCGGTGGAGGGGCTGACGCCGACGCCGTATACCGAGATGAACGCCTATGCCGGCGTGATCCGCCGCGTCGGCACGTTCAGCATCCGCACGGGGGCGGCGGTCGAGCGGCTCACCTTCGGCAATGTCGAGGGCCTGCACGGCGAGATCAATAATCAGGACCGCGACCGCAACCGCTACACCTTCGGCATCCTCGCGCGCGACGACGCGCGGCCGGGGTTCCGGCCCTATGCCGAACTGCTCGGCGACCTGCGGCGCTACGACACGGTGCCGGACGACTTCCAGTATTTCCGCAATTCGGACGGGTTCCGCGCCGGGGTGGGCGCGCTGTTCCGGCTGCTGCCGAGCCTTTCGGGCGACGCGTTCGTTGGCGTGATGCACAGGGATTATGCGGATTCGCGGTTCAAGACGATCACCACGCCGGCGGGCAGCGCGGATCTGCGCTGGCAGGCCGGGGAGGATACCGCCCTCACGCTGTTCATCGACCGTTCGATCGAGGAGACGACGCTGCCGGGCAGCCCGGCCTATATCTACACGCTGGTCGGCGGGCGCATCGAGCACGCGATCACCGACGACCTGACCGGCATCGCCCGCGCCGCCTTCGCGCGGAGCGACTTCGCGCAGTCGACCCGCTGGGACAACGAGGCGGACATGTCGGTCGGGTTGCGCTACCGGCTGGTGAGCCGGGTGTTCCTCGGCGTCGACTACCGCTACACGCAGCGGATTTCCAGCGACAGCATCTTCAATTTCCGCCGCAACCAGGTCTATCTCGAACTGACCGAGGAATTCTGA